The DNA region TCGTCCGAATCGGGCCGCAGGGACTCGGCGATGGGGCGATTGTCCGCCATCCCCACGTGCAGGTCGCTCACCGCCAGCAGAGAGCCACGGCTTCCATCGGTGCGATCGGGCATGCAGAACCTTTCCGCGGAGTGACTGAACGAAATAGTGCCCCACCGCGGACCGACCCGGTCGGTGACGGCCGGAACCGGACCGCCCGAACCGGATCGCCGGAACTGGCGACCGGAACGAGCAGAGAGATGATGGAGGCGTCCGTGGACGCGGCGCGGGAACGTCGGCAGGGCCGTGAGAGGGAGCTGAGAACCAGGTGGACGGCAAGACCCTCCCGGGCGCCCCCGGGCACAACGGGCTCCCGTTCGCGGACAGCGCGGCCGGGGCCCTGCTCGATACGGACGGGCTGATCATCGGCTGGACGCCCGCGGCGGAGGAGCTGTTCGCGCTTCCCGCCGAGAGCGTCTGCGGCCGTCCCGCCCGGGAGCTGCTCGCGGATCCGGCCGGCTGGCCCGGACCGCCTGGCGAGTACCGGATGAGCGCCTGGTACGGCGAGACGGTGGTGCGTACCGGCCGGGGCGAGGAACTGGGCATCGCCTTCCAGGTGCTCCCGCTGACGGGCACCGGCGCCGGGACGTCCGCGGGCCCGGCCCGGTTCTTCGTGCTGTGGGCACCCGCCGGGACGGTCGCCCGGTGGCAGCAGGACCAGGCGTTCACCCGGGAGCTCTTCCTGCAGGACCGGCTGGGTCTCGCCGTGTTCGACGCGGAACTGCGGCTGGTCAGGACCAACACCCATCTGCTGCCGTACACCGGCCTCCTGCCGGATCTGCGCAACCGGCGACTGGGGGACTTCCTCCAGGCGCCGGACGCCGCGGCGATCGAGCGACGGCTGCGCGAGGTGCTGCGGACCGGACAGCCGCTGATCCTGGCGGAGGAGACCGTACGGACCATCGAGGATCCCGGCGACGGGGTGGTGATGGCCGTCTCGGCGTTCCGGCTCCAGGCACCGGACGGGCAGGTCTTCGGCGTCACCGCGCTGTTCACGGACGTCACCGAGCAGCGCCGCTCCGACGAGCGCCTGGCGATTCTGCACCACGCCACCGCGGCCGTCGGCAGATCGCTGTCCGTCACCGGCACCGGCGAGGAGCTGGCCGCCGTGCTGGTGCCCGGACTGGCCGACCTCGCCGTGGTGGAGATCGCGGAGGCGGTGTTCACGGGCGAGGAACCGGCTCCCGGCGAGGACGGGCTGCTGCCGCTCCGCCGGACCGCAGTGGCCGGGGAACGGGCCGCGGAGGTGCCGACCGGCACCGTGGTCCCGGCCGATGCCGACTGCGCCCCGGCCCTCGACGCCTCCCCGGCGTCGATGACCGCACCGCTGCGGGCCCGGGGCATCTTCCTCGGCCGGGTGACCGTCCGGCGCGGCCCCGGCCGGCCCGGCTACGCGCCGGCCGACCTGGACCTGCTGTGCGAGATCGCCGCCCGCGCGGCCCTCGCCCTGGACAACGCCCGCCGCTACACCCGGGAACACCGGGCCGCCGTCGGCCTGCAGCGCAGTCTGCTGCCGCCCTCGCAGGCCGAGACCGTCGCCGTGACCACCTCCGGCTTCTACCTGCCGGCCGATACCGCCACCGGCGTCGGCGGCGACTGGTTCGACGTGATCCCGCTGTCCTCCGCCCGGGTCGCCCTGGTCGCCGGGGACGTGGTCGGCCATGGGCTGGGGGCCACCGCCACCATGGGACGGCTCCGTACCGCCGTCCGCACCCTCGCCGACCTCGATCTGGAACCGGACGAGCTGATGGTGCACCTCGACGACCTGGTCTCCCAGCTCCGCGACGAGCCCAGCGAGCCGGAGGAACCCACGGGGCCCGACGGACCGGACGGACCCGGCGGACCCGGCCGGCCCGACGGCCTCGATCGGCCCAGCCGGTTCACCCGACCGGACGAAGGCGGGGCACACGGTGACCAACGGGCCGACCCGATCGGCGCCACCTGCCTGTACGCGGTCTACGACCCGGTCTCCCGGCGCTGCGCGATGGTCTCCGCCGGGCACCCACCGCCCGCCGTGGCGGGTCCGGACGGGACCGTCGCGTACGTACCCCTGAACCCCGGGCCGCCGCTGGGCGTCAACGGTCTGCCCTTCGAGGTGACGGAGATCGAACTGGCACCCGGCAGCCTTCTCGCGCTCTACACCGACGGACTGATCGAGGGACGCGACACCGACCTCGACGAGGGCATGGCCGAACTGCGCCGCCGACTGGCCCGCCCCGGCGCCGCCGCCGCACCGCTGCGGGAGCTGGGCCAGGAGATCATCTCCGGTCGGCCCGCGCACCAACTCGCCGACGACGTCACCCTGTTGCTCGCCCGCACCCATGCGGTGCCGCCCGGGAACACGGCCGTCTGGCCCGTGGCGGCCGACCCGGCCGCCGTCGCCCGGGTCCGGCAGGACGCGGTGCGGCAGCTGCACGCCTGGGGACTGGAGGAGCTGGCCTTCACCACCGAACTGGTGCTGAGCGAGCTGGTCACCAACGCCATCCGTCACGCCGGCGGCCCGGTCGAGGTGCGGCTGATCCGCGCGGGAGCGCTGACCTGCGAGGTCTCCGACCCCAGCGCCACGCAACCCCGCATGCGCCGGGCCCTGTTGACCGACGAAGGAGGCCGCGGCCTGTATCTGGTCGCCCAGCTCACCACGCGCTGGGGCAGCCGTTACACCCGGTACGGCAAGACGATCTGGGCCGAGCAGCCGATCCCGGACGACCCGCAGGCCCAGAGCAGCTGATCCCTCCGCACCTTCACCGGGCGCGAGCCCGCTCCCTCTCCCGCAGGACCTCGGCCGCACGCTCGCACCAGTCGCGGTTGCCCTCCCGCCGCCGTCGACAACCGCGACCTCGCGGCCCTCGACGACCTGTTCGCCGAGGGCACGCTTCTACAGCCCGGTGAAGTTCACGCCGTTCGAGGGCAAGCCGATGGTGCTGGGCCTCTTCGGGGTCCTCCTGCGCACATTCGAGGACTTCCGCTACATCGGCGACCACACCGGCACCGCACAGACCAGCGGCGACGGCACATCCGCCCCGTCGGCGGTCCTGCTGTTCCGCGCCAGGGCGGGCGGCAAGGAGATCCACGGCATCGACCTGCTGCACTTCGACGACGACGGGCGGATCAAGGAGTTCACGGTCACGGTCCGACCCCAGTCCGCCGTCCGGGCCCTCGGCGACGCCGTACTCACCGGCTTGGTCGCAGACGGGCTCGTACCCGGTCGTCAATAGGGGGTACGGAGAGGGCCGGGCGGCGCCCTCGTCCAGGGCGTCGCCCGCCGGAGGAACGAGCAGCGGCCCGAGCAGCCTCTTGAGCCCCCCAACTCCCCCATGCTAGAAAACGCTTACCACGCTGGCATTCCCGCACTGGCTCACTCTTCCTCCGGAGCTTCGATGACAACTGCCTGGTCCCGTCGTGCCCTGCTGGCCACGGGCGGCGGTGCGGCGCTCGCCCTCGGCCTGCCGACCGCCGCGTCCGCGTCCGCGTCCGTGTCCGACTCCGCCTTCTCCCCGACGGCCTCGCTTTCCACCGCCGCTGCCGACGCCGCCGACGAATTCGCCGCCCTGCGTGCGAAGTGGCGCGATCTGTACCTGGGAACCGGTTTCAGTCCGACCGCCGAGCCCTTCAAGTCCAAGCTCGCCGACCTCGGCGCCCAGGCAACCGCTTACCGCTCCACGATGGCCCCCGCGCGCGGCTCCCTCTGGCCGGACCTCGTCCATCTCGACCCCGAACCGGACACCGACACCGAATCGTTCGGCTTCTCCGCCAACATGAACACCGGCTACAACCGGCTGCGCACCATGGCGGAGGCGTACTCCCAGCCCGGCACCGGGGTCACCGGCGACACCGGCCTCAGGGACGCGGTCATCACCGGCCTCGACCACCTCCACGCCGACGTCTTCAACGAGACGACCACCCGATACGGGAACTGGTGGAACTGGCAGATCGGCGCGCCCCAGGCCCTCATGGACACCTGTGTGCTGCTCCATGACGCCCTGTCGGACGCCCAGCGGGCCGACTACTGCAAGGCCGTCGACAAGTTCCTGCCCGACTCGGCCGTCGGCTCGTACACCGGTACCAGCACCGGCGCCAACCGTGTCGACCTGTGCCGCGGCATGATCCTGCGCGGCATCGTCGGCGCCAATGCCGCCAAGATCGCGCTGGCGGTCGACGCGCTCTCGCCGGTCTTCCCGTACGTCACGACCGGCGACGGCTTCTACCCGGACGGCTCCTTCGTCCAGCACACCTCGATCCCGTACATCGGTGGCTACGGCGCGGTCCTCAACGACGGTCTCGGCCGGCTCTTCGCCCTGCTGCGCGGCTCGACCTGGGAGATCACCGATCCGGGCAGCCGGCAGTTCCTCGACACCATCGACGCGGCCATCGCCCCGTTCATCTACGACGGCCTGATGATGGACAACGTCTCGGGTCGCGGCATCACCCGCGTCGGCTCCAGCGACCACACCCGCGCCCACGGCGTCATGGCCTCCATCGTGCTGCTCGGCATGGGCGCCGGCCCCGAGGAGAACGCCCGCTGGCGCGCCATGGTCAAGGGCTGGCTGCAGCGCGACCACTACGCCCCGGCGCTCAAGGCCGGCTCCCTGAGCCTGGTCAACACCGCCCGGCTGCAGGTCCTGTTGGACGACACGACCGTCACCGCGTCCCCGGAACCGTCCGCGCACCGCGCCTTCCACAACATGGACCGGGTCACCCACCGCCGCCGCGGCTGGGGCGCCGGTCTCTCCATGGCCTCCGAGCGGATCGCCCACTACGAGTTCGGCAACGGGGAGAACAAGCGCGGCTGGCACACCGGCGCGGGCTGGCTGCAGTGGTGGGGCGACGGCGCGGGTCTCGATCAGTACTCGGACGCGTACTGGCCGACCGTCGACCCGTACCGGCTGCCCGGCATCACCGTCTCCCGGAAGAAGCTCGCCGACGGACAGGGCGGCGCCTGGGCCAACCCGAAGCCGGGCACGCGGTGGGTCGGCGGCACCGGCGACGGCGAGTTCGGCACCACCGGCCAGCACCTCCAGGGCCTGGCGAGCACGATGCGCGCCCGCAAGTCATGGTTCTGGCTCGACGACTGCGTGGTCTGCCTCGGCTCCGGCATCACCTCCACGGACGGCGCCGGCGTCGAGACGGTCGTCGACAACCGCTGCCTCGGCACGAGCGGCACGCAGCGGCTGCTGCTCGACGGCGAGGCCCAGCCCGCCACCCAGGGCTGGTCCACCACCCGCACCACCACCTGGGCCCACCTCGACGGGCACGCCGGATACGTCTTCCCCGGCGGCACCGGACTGCACGCGCTGCGCGAGGAGCGCACCGGCGCCTGGAAGGACATCAACGACGGCGGCACCACCACGCCCAACACCCGCCGGTACGTGACCCTTTGGCAGGACCACGGCACCGATCCGGCGGACAGCGCCTACGCGTACATCCTGCTGCCGGGCGCGAGCAGCAAGCGCACCGCCGCCCGCGCCGAGGACACCGGCTGGCTGGAGATCCTCGCCAATGACGCCCGGCGCACCGGTATCCGTGTCCCCTCCCTCGGCTTCACCGGCGTCAACTTCTGGGCGGCGGGCACGGCGGGCAAGGTCACGGCGAGTGCGCCGGTCTGCGTGCAGATCCACGAGAAGCGCGACGGCACCGCCACGATCTGCGTCTCCGACCCGTCCCGCACCGTCACCGGCCTCACCCTCACCTGGCAGCGGCCCGTCAAGTCCGTCCTGTCCAAGGCGGAGACCGTCAGCGACATCCGGACCGGCTCGTCGGCGACCGTGACCTACGGCGACCTGAGCAAGAGCCGGGGCGCCACGCACACCGTGCGCGTACGCGTCCGGTGACGGCATGCCGCTTGCGGTGACCGCGCGCCGGGCCCGCGCGCCCTCCGGGCGTCGCCGGGAGATCCTGGGTGCCGGGGTTGCGGTTGCCGCAGCGGCAGCTTCTACCGTCCTGACCAGGGCCGGAGAGACCGGCCAGGTGAGGTGTTCGTGAGGGGAGGCGGCGATGGTCTGGCCGATCGCGGAGGTCGCCCGGATGTCCGGTGTGACGGCTCGGACGCTGCGGCACTACGACGAGATCGGCCTGCTGCCGCCCGCGGGGATCGGTTCCAACGGCCACCGCTGCTACGGGGAGGGCGAGTTGCTCCGGCTGCAGCAGATCCTCGTACTGCGGGCGCTGGGCCTGGGTCTGCCCGAGATCGGGCGGATCCTGGCCTCGCAGGTCGATGAGGTGGAGGCCCTGCGCGGTCACCACCGCCGGCTTCTCGCCGAGCGCGACCGGATCGACGCGCTGGCCGGCACCGTCTCCCGCACGATCACCGAACTGGAGGAGTCCAGGAAGGACGGTAACCCCATGACCGCCATCAACCGACCGGAGAACCTCTTCGAGGGCGTTCGGCCCGCCCAGTACCAGGAGAGCCTGCGCGACTTCCCGGAGCTGGCCGGGGAGATCGACCGGCACACCTCGTCGATGAGCGAGGCGCAGATCGAGGCCGGACACCGGGAGCGCACGGCGCAGATGATCCGGCTGGCCGAGCTGCTGGCCGCGGGTGTGCCCGCCGAGGCCGATCCGGTGCAGGCCGAGATCGAGGCCCAGCACCGGGCCCTGACCGCCCTCCGGGCGGTCTCCGCCGAGGAGTACCGCGCGATCGGGCGTTCCTGCGTGGAGAACGAGCAGTGGCGCGCGGCGTACGAGGCGATCACGCCGGGCCTGGCCGCGTACCAGCGGGACGCCATCGAGGCGTACGTCACGACCCGGCTGAGCTGAGCCGGACGGGGGTGCCATCGCGGGAAAGTCCGCGGCGGCACCCCGTTCCTCGCGCCGGCTCACTCGGTGACGTCGTCGGGCCCGCGCCTGAGGGTGGTTTCGAGCAGGGCCACCAGTCGCCCGGCACGCTCCTGTGCGTTCCGCCCGTCATGTCCGCCGGTCATGAGCAGGTGGTGGAGGGTCCCGACCAGGGCGAGGGCCGCGGCGGCGGTGTCGGCCCGTTCCGCGATGCGGCCGGCCCGCCGTTCCGCGTCCAGGTAGTCGGCGATCGCGTCCTGGACCGTGTCGAAGCCCGGCGCACCGCCCTCCAGGGCCTCGCGGATCCGCAAGGACGCCGCGGGGCGGGTGAGCGCCAGGCCGGCGACGGTGGGGCCGGCCGAGGACAGCAACGCGAGAGCGATGCCGAGAAGGTTCTCCGCGACGGTGCCCCGCCCCACCCGCCCCCGGAGTTCCTCGGCGTGCCCGGCCACTCGCGCGAAACGGTCCAGGACCAACTCCGCGACGAACTGGTCGAGTCCGGAGAAGTGGGCGTGCAGCAGTCCCTTGGCGCAGCCGGCCTCACCGGTGATCGCTCTGCTCGTCAGGGCTCCCGGCCCCTCCCGCTCCAGCACCCGCTCCGCAGCGGTGAACAGCCGCTCACGGACGTCCGGAGTCGTCACACCGCGTGGTGACATGGGGCCCCTCCCTCTCACGTGTTTACAGTATGGGCGATTGCCCATACCTTGAATGGGCGCCCGCCCATACTAGATGTCCCCATACCTCCGGGCGCCCGCATCCACCGGGAGCACCGCATGCGACGCATTGCCAACAAGGACCAGGAACAGGCATGGAACGGTTACGAGGGAACGTACTGGGCCGACAACCAGGACCGCTGGGACGGCGTGAACGAGGGATTCAACGAACCGCTCCTCACCGCCGCAGCGATCACGGAACGGGACCGCGTCCTCGACATCGGCTGCGGGGCGGGGCGCACCACCCGTCTCGCCGCACGGCAGGCAAGCGGCGGGCAGGTGCTGGGACTTGACCTGTCGGTCCCCATGCTCGACCGTGCGCGGGAGTCCGCGCGGCACGAAGCGCTCGGCAATGTGACGTTCGAGCGGGCGGACGTCCAGGTCCATCCGTTCGGTCCCGGGACCTTCGACGTCGCGATCAGCCGCTTCGGGGTGATGTTCTTCGACGATCCCGTCGCCGCCTTCACCAACATCGGGCGAGCTCTGCGCCCTGGCGGCCGTATCGCCTTCGTCTGCCCCGCGGAGCCCGGCCGGACCGAGTGGCTGCAGGCCATCCAGGGGCTGAGCGACATCCTGCCCTTCGGTGGCCTGGGAGCCCCTGGAGGCCCCGGCATGTTCTCGCTGGCGGCCCCGGGGACCATGCGCGACGTACTGTCCCGCGCCGGTTACGAGGCCATCGGCACCGCACAGGTCGAGGCGTACGGGACATGGGGCCGGGACGCCGCCGATGCCGCCGCATTCCTGTTGGACTCCGGTCCCGGCCGACACCTGATGAGCCAGGTGCGGGAGGACGTCCGGGATCAGGCCCAGCAGAGGCTCGTCGATCTGCTGCGACCCCGCGAGCGGGGAGGAGTGCTCCAACTGCGCAGTGCCGCCCTGCTGGTCACCGCCCGTCGGCCGCGGTGACCGAGGGACGGTGTCCCCGGTGACCGCGGGGCGGTGTCCGCTGCCGGGGCGGCGGACACCCGCCCTCGGCAGCGGGCGCCGCCCGGCCGCAGTCGTCGGAGAACGGTCGCCCTTTCAGGCCGTGGCCCTTTCAGGCCGTGGCCTTTTCCGGCTGGTCACCGCTGCCCGCACCCTCGGCGGCCGGTGCGGTGCGCAGGGTCAGCAGGGCGGCGAGGGCGCCGACCACCGCGAGGGCCGCGGCACCGAGGAAGGCGGCGGAGAAGCCGTTGGTGAGGGCCACCGGGTCCCCGGGTTCGCGGGCGCCGTGTGCGGCGGCGAGTGCCGTCATGGCGGCGAGGCCGAGGGCGGAGCCGACCTGGTAGCTGGTGTTGACGATCCCCGAGGCGAGGCCGCCCTCCTCCGGGCGGGCACTGGACAGCGCGGTGCCGAGCGACGGGATGAACGCCAGCGACATGCCCACCGCCGAGAGCAGGGAGGCGGGCAGGACGTCGACGAGGAAGTTTCCGTCCGGGCGGGCCAGCGAGAGCCAGAACATGCCCGCGCCGAGCGCGAACAGCCCCAGGACGATGAGGGGCTTGGGCCCGAACCGCGAGATCAGGCGCGGCGCCAGGACGATCATCATGATCATGATGGCGACCGTCATGGGCAGCAGCGCGGAGCCGGAGGCGAAGGCGTCGAGCCCCAGGACCTGCTGCAGGTAGAGGTTGAGGAAGAACCACATGGGTATCCACGCGGCGGCCATGAGCAGCTGGGCGATGTTGGCACCGGCCAGGTTGGGTGCCCGCCAGATCCCCAGCCGCATCAGCGGTTCGCGCCGCTTGGACTGGATCGCGACGAACGCGGCGATCAGTGCCGCGCCGGCCAGGAGGACCAGCCAGGTCTCGGCGGAATCCCAACCGGTCTCGGGGGCCCGGACGATGGCGTAGACGGCGGCGGCGAGACCCGCCGTGACGGTGACCGCGCCGGCGAGGTCGATCGAGCCGCGTCGCCCCGTGCCCGAAGGCATGACGGCAGGCGTGACGGCCAGGACGACGAGGGCGACGGGGATGTTGATGTAGAACACCCAGGGCCAGCTGGCGTACTGGGTGATGACCCCACCGAGGAAGACTCCGGCGGTACCTCCGGCCGGGGCGGCCGCGCCGTACAGCGCGAAGGCCTTCCCCAGCTCCTGGGGACGTGAGCCGAACAGGGTCATCAGCAGGGTGAGGGCGGACGGGGCGATCAGCGCGGCACCCACGCCCTGCAGGGCCCGCCCGGTCAGCTCGACCCAGACCTCACCCGCGAGGCCCGCGGTCAGGGAGCCTGCGGCGAGGACGACCCATCCGGCGCTGAACAGGCGCCTGGCACCGAGCAGGTCCGAGAGCCGTCCGCCGAGCAGCAGCAGCCCCCCGAAGGCGACGACGTAGGCGTTGAACACCCACGACAGGTTCTCCTGGGAGAAGCCCAGGTCGGCCTGCATCTTGGGCAGGGCCACGCCGATGATCGACGTATCCATGATGACGATGAACTGAGCCAGGGCGATCAGGGCGAGCGCGGACCATCTCCGCGAATCGGTTGACGCGGTTGGTGAGGCTGACACGGTCATTGCAAGCACTCCTATACGGGAGGGGGGTATCTACGCGTCGCGAATATACCCCCTAGGGGTATCTATGGCCAGTGCCCGGCGACGCGAGAGGACCGACGGGATCCACCCGGAGCCGGATGACCTGCCGCCCCTTCGTTCGATAGCTTGGGCACGGGAGCTGACAGATCGTCAGAGATCCTGATCAACCAGATGAAACCCATATCGAAAAGGGCAAAAATGACAGAGACGTATCGCGCTGTGGAGTTCTCGGAGTACGGAGGTCCCGAGGTCTTACGCGTGGTGGACCGCGAGGTGCCTCGCCCGGGTCCCGGGCAGGTGCTGGTGGAGGTCCGCGCCGCCGGGGTGAATCCACTGGACTGGCAGCTGCGCAGCGGGGCCGTCGCGGCGATGATGCCGGTGGAGTTCCCCTCGGTGCCCGGCGGAGACGTCGCCGGTGTCGTCGCGGACGTCGGTGCGGACGTGACCGACTTCGCCGCGGGTGACGAGGTCTTCGGTTCGATCGGCTCCGGCGGCTACGCCGAGTTCGCACTGGCGCCCGCGGCGCAGCTCGCACGGAAGCCCGAAGCCGTGTCCTGGGAGGTCGCGGCCGGGCTGCCGGTGGCCGTCAACACGGCGTACCAGGCGCTCACGGACCTCGGGGTGAAGGCCGGGGAGACCCTGGTCGTGGACGGGGCCGCCGGTGGCGTCGGGTCCGTGGCCGTACAGATCGCCAGGCATCTCGGCGCGACCGTGATCGGTACGGCCGGCGAACGCAATCACGCGTACCTGCGCTCGCTCGGCGCCGAACCCGTGATGTATGGCGAGGGGTTCGCCGGGCGGATCCGTGCCGTCGCCGTGAAGGGCGTGGACGCGGCATTCGACGCCGCCGGAAAGGGGTCGCTGCCCGCCCTCGTCGAACTGGCCGGCGGGCCGGATCGCGTGGTCACCATCGCCGATCACCGGGCGGCGGAGCACGGTGTGCGCTTCGTGTTCGCCGGCCCCGACGCGATCCGTGAACGCCTTGAGCAGGCAGCCGCGCTGGTCGAGAGCGGCGAACTCGACCTGTCCGTGGCCCGGACGTACTCACTCTCCCAGGCGGCCGACGCCCACC from Streptomyces sp. NBC_01591 includes:
- a CDS encoding SpoIIE family protein phosphatase, coding for MDGKTLPGAPGHNGLPFADSAAGALLDTDGLIIGWTPAAEELFALPAESVCGRPARELLADPAGWPGPPGEYRMSAWYGETVVRTGRGEELGIAFQVLPLTGTGAGTSAGPARFFVLWAPAGTVARWQQDQAFTRELFLQDRLGLAVFDAELRLVRTNTHLLPYTGLLPDLRNRRLGDFLQAPDAAAIERRLREVLRTGQPLILAEETVRTIEDPGDGVVMAVSAFRLQAPDGQVFGVTALFTDVTEQRRSDERLAILHHATAAVGRSLSVTGTGEELAAVLVPGLADLAVVEIAEAVFTGEEPAPGEDGLLPLRRTAVAGERAAEVPTGTVVPADADCAPALDASPASMTAPLRARGIFLGRVTVRRGPGRPGYAPADLDLLCEIAARAALALDNARRYTREHRAAVGLQRSLLPPSQAETVAVTTSGFYLPADTATGVGGDWFDVIPLSSARVALVAGDVVGHGLGATATMGRLRTAVRTLADLDLEPDELMVHLDDLVSQLRDEPSEPEEPTGPDGPDGPGGPGRPDGLDRPSRFTRPDEGGAHGDQRADPIGATCLYAVYDPVSRRCAMVSAGHPPPAVAGPDGTVAYVPLNPGPPLGVNGLPFEVTEIELAPGSLLALYTDGLIEGRDTDLDEGMAELRRRLARPGAAAAPLRELGQEIISGRPAHQLADDVTLLLARTHAVPPGNTAVWPVAADPAAVARVRQDAVRQLHAWGLEELAFTTELVLSELVTNAIRHAGGPVEVRLIRAGALTCEVSDPSATQPRMRRALLTDEGGRGLYLVAQLTTRWGSRYTRYGKTIWAEQPIPDDPQAQSS
- a CDS encoding polysaccharide lyase 8 family protein, which encodes MTTAWSRRALLATGGGAALALGLPTAASASASVSDSAFSPTASLSTAAADAADEFAALRAKWRDLYLGTGFSPTAEPFKSKLADLGAQATAYRSTMAPARGSLWPDLVHLDPEPDTDTESFGFSANMNTGYNRLRTMAEAYSQPGTGVTGDTGLRDAVITGLDHLHADVFNETTTRYGNWWNWQIGAPQALMDTCVLLHDALSDAQRADYCKAVDKFLPDSAVGSYTGTSTGANRVDLCRGMILRGIVGANAAKIALAVDALSPVFPYVTTGDGFYPDGSFVQHTSIPYIGGYGAVLNDGLGRLFALLRGSTWEITDPGSRQFLDTIDAAIAPFIYDGLMMDNVSGRGITRVGSSDHTRAHGVMASIVLLGMGAGPEENARWRAMVKGWLQRDHYAPALKAGSLSLVNTARLQVLLDDTTVTASPEPSAHRAFHNMDRVTHRRRGWGAGLSMASERIAHYEFGNGENKRGWHTGAGWLQWWGDGAGLDQYSDAYWPTVDPYRLPGITVSRKKLADGQGGAWANPKPGTRWVGGTGDGEFGTTGQHLQGLASTMRARKSWFWLDDCVVCLGSGITSTDGAGVETVVDNRCLGTSGTQRLLLDGEAQPATQGWSTTRTTTWAHLDGHAGYVFPGGTGLHALREERTGAWKDINDGGTTTPNTRRYVTLWQDHGTDPADSAYAYILLPGASSKRTAARAEDTGWLEILANDARRTGIRVPSLGFTGVNFWAAGTAGKVTASAPVCVQIHEKRDGTATICVSDPSRTVTGLTLTWQRPVKSVLSKAETVSDIRTGSSATVTYGDLSKSRGATHTVRVRVR
- a CDS encoding MerR family transcriptional regulator; its protein translation is MVWPIAEVARMSGVTARTLRHYDEIGLLPPAGIGSNGHRCYGEGELLRLQQILVLRALGLGLPEIGRILASQVDEVEALRGHHRRLLAERDRIDALAGTVSRTITELEESRKDGNPMTAINRPENLFEGVRPAQYQESLRDFPELAGEIDRHTSSMSEAQIEAGHRERTAQMIRLAELLAAGVPAEADPVQAEIEAQHRALTALRAVSAEEYRAIGRSCVENEQWRAAYEAITPGLAAYQRDAIEAYVTTRLS
- a CDS encoding TetR/AcrR family transcriptional regulator; this encodes MSPRGVTTPDVRERLFTAAERVLEREGPGALTSRAITGEAGCAKGLLHAHFSGLDQFVAELVLDRFARVAGHAEELRGRVGRGTVAENLLGIALALLSSAGPTVAGLALTRPAASLRIREALEGGAPGFDTVQDAIADYLDAERRAGRIAERADTAAAALALVGTLHHLLMTGGHDGRNAQERAGRLVALLETTLRRGPDDVTE
- a CDS encoding class I SAM-dependent methyltransferase produces the protein MRRIANKDQEQAWNGYEGTYWADNQDRWDGVNEGFNEPLLTAAAITERDRVLDIGCGAGRTTRLAARQASGGQVLGLDLSVPMLDRARESARHEALGNVTFERADVQVHPFGPGTFDVAISRFGVMFFDDPVAAFTNIGRALRPGGRIAFVCPAEPGRTEWLQAIQGLSDILPFGGLGAPGGPGMFSLAAPGTMRDVLSRAGYEAIGTAQVEAYGTWGRDAADAAAFLLDSGPGRHLMSQVREDVRDQAQQRLVDLLRPRERGGVLQLRSAALLVTARRPR
- a CDS encoding MFS transporter — translated: MTVSASPTASTDSRRWSALALIALAQFIVIMDTSIIGVALPKMQADLGFSQENLSWVFNAYVVAFGGLLLLGGRLSDLLGARRLFSAGWVVLAAGSLTAGLAGEVWVELTGRALQGVGAALIAPSALTLLMTLFGSRPQELGKAFALYGAAAPAGGTAGVFLGGVITQYASWPWVFYINIPVALVVLAVTPAVMPSGTGRRGSIDLAGAVTVTAGLAAAVYAIVRAPETGWDSAETWLVLLAGAALIAAFVAIQSKRREPLMRLGIWRAPNLAGANIAQLLMAAAWIPMWFFLNLYLQQVLGLDAFASGSALLPMTVAIMIMMIVLAPRLISRFGPKPLIVLGLFALGAGMFWLSLARPDGNFLVDVLPASLLSAVGMSLAFIPSLGTALSSARPEEGGLASGIVNTSYQVGSALGLAAMTALAAAHGAREPGDPVALTNGFSAAFLGAAALAVVGALAALLTLRTAPAAEGAGSGDQPEKATA
- a CDS encoding NADP-dependent oxidoreductase, giving the protein MTETYRAVEFSEYGGPEVLRVVDREVPRPGPGQVLVEVRAAGVNPLDWQLRSGAVAAMMPVEFPSVPGGDVAGVVADVGADVTDFAAGDEVFGSIGSGGYAEFALAPAAQLARKPEAVSWEVAAGLPVAVNTAYQALTDLGVKAGETLVVDGAAGGVGSVAVQIARHLGATVIGTAGERNHAYLRSLGAEPVMYGEGFAGRIRAVAVKGVDAAFDAAGKGSLPALVELAGGPDRVVTIADHRAAEHGVRFVFAGPDAIRERLEQAAALVESGELDLSVARTYSLSQAADAHRESAGGHVRGKLIIVPN